The Parvibaculum sp. DNA segment TCTTTCACGCTGCCGCGCCAGCCCCTTTTCTGAGCGCCCGGCCCTATCGACAAGCCCTGCCCCCCGCCCCATACTGCCCCCGAAAACCGGCGCCGCGCTTCCGCGCGAACGGCGCTCCCGAAGACGAACAAACAAGCTAGAGACAAACGATGGCCGACGAGAAGACCAGCGACGCCCCGGAGCGCATCACCGTCCTCGCGCGCGATTTCACCCCCGCCGCGATGGAGTTCCACCGCCGGAACATGAGCGAGAAGGGCTATCGCATGGAAGGCCAGATCGTGCAGCGCAAGTTCCAGATGATCGAGGGGCTCGGTGCGCCGAAAGACCTCTTCGACGGCGAAGCCTTCTATGCCGTCACCTTTGTCCGCAAGGGCATCGAGAAGTGACCCCGCCGCCCTTCGACAGGGCGGAAGAGGCGCGCGCCGGCGGCGAAACGGCGAGCGGGGAAAACCGGATAGATCGCTGGACGTTGTTTCGCGACGTC contains these protein-coding regions:
- a CDS encoding AMP nucleosidase yields the protein MADEKTSDAPERITVLARDFTPAAMEFHRRNMSEKGYRMEGQIVQRKFQMIEGLGAPKDLFDGEAFYAVTFVRKGIEK